A segment of the Babylonia areolata isolate BAREFJ2019XMU chromosome 7, ASM4173473v1, whole genome shotgun sequence genome:
cataaaccaaccaaacaaacaaatattgaaataaacaatgaaatacaaaaacaaaaaacaaaaacctgtgcCCTATATTTATGATATGAAACCTAAACATGCTTTCAAAAGTCTATAATATAAAGGAATTATTAATTTCAAAGTTTGTTGCTGTCaatgctaaaaaacaacaacaacaacaaaaaaaaagttgggcTACAGAGAGATAAAATCCTGACATCAGCAGAGTAACAACACTAAATGGTCAAATTAATGGAACaaatatctggaaaaaaaaagagcaattttcctgaacaaaaaaacaacaacaaagaaaaatttttttttttaaaagacaaagaAATCTGACTGACTTTGTTTAGCAAGGACACTTATCCTTTTCAATCTTATTCTCACTGGCCTGTCTCTCAGATCGCAAACCTCTGCGTCGACAACTCCCTCTCAAGCTAACAAACTCCGAACCTGCCGATGTGTCTCCAGGAACATAGTCTGCCATGCGAGGATGCATCATAGGTTTCGAGTTCTTCAGTTTGTGTGCTAATGTCATAAAGATGGCATCAACATGATTTGCCTTCCCGTCATCCTTTGCTGACGTTTCAAACAGTGGCATGTTGTGTGAGTCGGCGAATTTCTGTGCCATGTTGGTGTTGACAGCTACCTGCTTGACAGCATCGCATTTGTTGCCAACCAGAATGCGAGGGATGTTTTTATCCAGGCTGTGCCGGTCACACTCCTCAATCCACGCTGGCATGTTCTCGAACGTGGCTGGGTTGGTCATGTCATAGACAAAGACAACGGCGTGCACATTTCTGTAGTAATGCTGAACCATGGATTTCCGGAATCGCTCTTGACCAGCTGTATCCCAAAGTTGTAACTGAAACAAGCCAGAACAAAGTAAGCAAATTAATTCTATTTCAGTTATAGCTATCACCAAAACTGTATGAACATGCTACAAATAACTTAACAACTTGCATTCACTGGTAATAGTCTAATACTGAAATCAATATATCCATAATAATTATTCTTTATATTATCAATCAACAAGTACAACTAAATAATAAGACTTCTGAGGAGGATGCCACCAGTAACAAACTGTATTCTAGCATCTATCCTGCAACACTGAGTAATTAATCCATATTTTGCAATGATGGAAGAAATGATAATTAGATTTCAGGTAATGATGAGCTctccaatacttttttttaagcaaataaatgtgtatagatcttgtatttaaaaaaatgtattgtatAGAAATAGTGGTCATGGATGCCACTATTTTATATTTCTGGTTAGGATGTATCAAAAACACAGATATCTGGTTTTACTCATTTGCAGCAGAAACAAATTCACTGAAAGATACTGTGCAAGGCCtctccaaaagaaaagaaagaaaatactgtGCAATGACTGTATTGGAGTGGATTTTGGTTTTGTTCCAACAAATCTGAACACAAGTTCACAGAAAAAGAGTTAATAATTCATACAAGCAGCTTATATGTCAACACCACAAACAGTTCAAAGTTGCACATGCTGGTGTGGAGACATGTTTGCCCATTCTGTTGTGCCAGAAGAATGCACATGTTGCAGAGACAATGATTTGACTGTCGCAGCGTTTggaaacaatgaatatgactaGCCTACATTTTGCACCACAGAATATGCATTGTTTTCCAAACTGAGCAATCCTGGAAGTTGGCTTTATTCACAGTTGAACTTGATGTGGCACCACAACTtatctctttgtcttctttctagACAGCCAAGCCCAATGTGGTGGTGCCCTGTGTTGCATTTGGCTGATAGTTTAAATCAATTTAATTGCTTTAATGCACAGATATGTTCAGTTCAATGCATGGTTCTGTAAAGTGTTATCATTTAGTGATTTACcagctgttttggttttttgtttttgtttttaaaaaaaattctcataGCTATGTTCCCTTTACCAACTGACAGCACCATGATTTAAATGTGCACACTATGGCTGAGCTGAGTGGTCAGAACATTGTTCTGCTCATTTGGGTTAAAATCCCAGCATTTTACTTTTAAAAGATTTTACTTTGAACTCCTTCATCATCACAATGACATGCAGACTGAGAATGTCTAGCATCCAAGTCAAATAATTGTGGATATTTGATAGCTGCTATGAAAACAAGAACTATGATGAAGatactaatcacacacacacacacacacacacacacacacatgtgcgcacgcgcatgcacacacacacacacacacacattcttcttgtTGGCAGTTCATTGTGACTGGCAATGAATCAGTGAATGCTATGTGCTTCCCATTCATGTTTGGAAAAGATCTATTGTATATTATATTACATACAAAATAAACTCACAAGAAAGAAAATTTACAGATGACATATTCATTATTTCATAAAACATAATGGTAATCTATTTCTATTCATACAAATCAAATGTTCTGTTAATATATCCTTTTTGGCTTGTGTTTTTTACATACAAGCACTTTAGTTATATCCTCCCTTCAAAATTCAATAAGAACACTGTCATTGCCAACACTATATaaatccatgtaaaaaaaaattaaatgtgcattgataaaaaaaaattatactgaATAAAAGAATAGTGTTATCTCTGATGAACAAACATGATGTCTGGTTTCCagtttttaaaatatatcataCTATAAATAATGGTGTCAATGTGTTTAAACTCCTTCATTTCTTTTCAAATATTCTGTAGCAATAATAAATtatttggaaaaacaaaacaactctattTTGTGACACGGTTTCTGAATTAACTTTTGTTAAGACTTTCACTA
Coding sequences within it:
- the LOC143283968 gene encoding ras-related protein Rab-33B-like, with product MSEQKSGVTLKEIAEGQRSDAVVETTEAGAAKIVEKQSQRRIFKIIVIGDSNVGKTCLTWRFCLGKFPDKTEATIGVDFREKSIQVDKEQLKLQLWDTAGQERFRKSMVQHYYRNVHAVVFVYDMTNPATFENMPAWIEECDRHSLDKNIPRILVGNKCDAVKQVAVNTNMAQKFADSHNMPLFETSAKDDGKANHVDAIFMTLAHKLKNSKPMMHPRMADYVPGDTSAGSEFVSLRGSCRRRGLRSERQASENKIEKDKCPC